From the genome of Buchnera aphidicola (Drepanosiphum platanoidis):
TTTATTAAAAAAGAATCTCAACCATCAATAACTTTTCATTATCAAAATCAACCTTTTACTTCACTATTAAAATATTATAAATGGGCTGCTAAAAAATGTGCAAATCATATAAAATACGTTATAGACAATATAAAAAAAAAAAAAGCATTTTTAAAATTTAATAAAAAAAAAAAATTATTAAAAATTAAAAATATTTGTATATTAGTAAATAACTCTAAAGAATCATCAATAATACAAAAATATCTTAAAAAATATAATATAAAATCATATTATACTTCAGAAAAAAATAATATTTTTGAAAAAATAGAAATTAAAGAACTATTTTGGATTTTAAGTTCAATAATAAATTTATCAAATGAAAAATTATTTCTAACCGCACTTTCTACTTCATTTTTTAACTTAAATTTAAAAAAAATTAAAAAAATTAAAAAAAATATTCAATTAAAAATAAAATTTATAAAAAAATTTCAAAATTACTCTTTAATCTGGAAAAAATATGGAATTTTAAATGTTATTAAAAAAATTTTGTTAGATAATAAAATTAATAAAAAAAACTTTTATAAAAAAAAAATATTTAAAATTTTAAATATAATTAAAATAGGTGAAATATTAGAAAAAAAATCAATTTTAAGAAGAAATAAAAACAATTTAATAAATTGGCTAAAAAATAAAATTTTATATTTTAAATCAAATGAAAAAAAATATAATACTAGAATTTTTAACATAAAAAAATCTATTCAAATAACCACTATATATAAATCAAAAGGTCTTTCTTATCCCATTGTATGGATTCCTTTTTCTTCAAATCCTATAAAATATAAAAAAAAATTTATATTTCATGATAAAAATTTTAAAAAAGTAATTAATTTAGACCAAAACATTCAAGGAATTAAATTAGAAAAAAAAGAAGACTTATCTGAAAAAATAAGATTATTATATGTAGGAATAACTAGATCAATTTTTAGTTGTAATATGAATTTAAGTTATATAATTAAAAAAAAAAAAAAAAAAAAAAAAATTTATTTTTATAAAAATGTTTTAAGGCATTTACTTAATTGCAACAAAAAAATAAAATTTAATAATATAAAAAAAGAAATTAATAAAATTAAAAAATTTTTTAAATTTATCAATTTTAATAAAAAAATGTACTTTATAAAAAATAAAAAAAATTCAAAAAAATTTATAAAAAAAAAAAAAATTAAAAAAAATAAACAAAACAAAAAAAAAAAAAATTATTTTTTAATTTGGAAAAATTTAAGTTATACTAAAATAATAAAACAGAATAGAAATAAAAACTATAAAAAAATTATTAAACCTCAAATAAAAAAAAATAAAAAAATTATAAATACATATAATTTTCCAAAAGGTAAAAAAATAGGAATTATTTTACATAAATTATTAAAAGAACAAAATTTTAAAAAAAATATTGATATAAAAAAAATAAAAAAAAATTTAAAAAAAAATAAAATAAATAAAAAATGGAGTAAAATTTTAAAAAAATGGATACATTTTATAATTTTTAAAAAAATAAAAAAAAAATTAAAATTATTTTTAATTAAAAAAAAAAATATATTAAAAGAAACAAAATTTTGTTTACCATTAAAAAGAAATATTAATGAAAAAATTTTATATTTAATAATTAAAAAAAATTATAAAATATCATTAATAAAAAAAAAATACCCTCATAAAATAAATTTAAATAAAGGAATTTTTACAGGATCAATTGATTTAATTTTTAAATGGAAAGAAAAATATTATATAGCAGACTACAAATCTGATTGGTTAGGTAAAAATGCTAAATTTTATACATATAAAAATTTAAAAAAAATAGTTTTTAAAAAAAAATATTATTTTCAATATTATTTATATAGTGTAGTTATACATAGATTTTTAAAAAAAAAAATTAAAAATTATAATTTTAAAAATAATTTTGGAGGAATATTTTATTTTTTTGTTAGAGGAATATCAATGAAAAAAACTTCTAAAAAAGGTATTTTTTTTAAAACTCTAAAATATAAAAAAATAAAAAAAATTAATAATTTTTTTTTTAAAAATTTTAATAAAATTTAACAATTATAAATATTATGAAAAAAAAAATAAAAAAATTAATAAAAAAAAAAAAAATTAATTTTATTGATATATATTTATATAAAAAAATTTTAAAAATAAAAAATTATAATCATTTAATTGCTTTTTTATACTTATGTATAAGTCATAAAAAAGGAAATATTTGTTTTTCATTAAAAAACTTAAAAAATAAAAAA
Proteins encoded in this window:
- the recB gene encoding exodeoxyribonuclease V subunit beta, with amino-acid sequence MIKNNTILKKKYKNINLIEANAGTGKTFLIIKLYLYFLLGIKKKSKKYSIKKILIITFTKNAKNELQKRFLHTLYDLYLACIEKNTKNKILQKILNKIKNFNKTIKILKKNLFNIHKISIFTIHKFCKIILEENNIIKNKFFIQKNEEYINLESTYDFWRKNFYFLNNNLSLIILKYWKNPNQLYLEIKNWIIIQEKYSINFKKKKISFLNQHQKNILQIQKFKKLLIKNYIIIQKHIYKKLIKKNFFYKKNLKKWNEKIFLWSKKKTINYFIPLELKYFIKIKFLKKKNNINKIEKKVIKFIKKIKIFLKKKFSIKKNILYLAIKKIKKIIKKKKLLFFSFENLISLTIKYILKDKKSLKNIRKKYPIAFIDEFQDTDVQQFKIFKKIYKNKKNTQLFLIGDPKQTIYSFRGANIFSYFKIKSKILKKFYLTKNWRSSKKLISNINSLFKNIKNPFVFKEIQYISSNYPKKSKNIKFFIKKESQPSITFHYQNQPFTSLLKYYKWAAKKCANHIKYVIDNIKKKKAFLKFNKKKKLLKIKNICILVNNSKESSIIQKYLKKYNIKSYYTSEKNNIFEKIEIKELFWILSSIINLSNEKLFLTALSTSFFNLNLKKIKKIKKNIQLKIKFIKKFQNYSLIWKKYGILNVIKKILLDNKINKKNFYKKKIFKILNIIKIGEILEKKSILRRNKNNLINWLKNKILYFKSNEKKYNTRIFNIKKSIQITTIYKSKGLSYPIVWIPFSSNPIKYKKKFIFHDKNFKKVINLDQNIQGIKLEKKEDLSEKIRLLYVGITRSIFSCNMNLSYIIKKKKKKKKIYFYKNVLRHLLNCNKKIKFNNIKKEINKIKKFFKFINFNKKMYFIKNKKNSKKFIKKKKIKKNKQNKKKKNYFLIWKNLSYTKIIKQNRNKNYKKIIKPQIKKNKKIINTYNFPKGKKIGIILHKLLKEQNFKKNIDIKKIKKNLKKNKINKKWSKILKKWIHFIIFKKIKKKLKLFLIKKKNILKETKFCLPLKRNINEKILYLIIKKNYKISLIKKKYPHKINLNKGIFTGSIDLIFKWKEKYYIADYKSDWLGKNAKFYTYKNLKKIVFKKKYYFQYYLYSVVIHRFLKKKIKNYNFKNNFGGIFYFFVRGISMKKTSKKGIFFKTLKYKKIKKINNFFFKNFNKI